Part of the Xiphophorus maculatus strain JP 163 A chromosome 3, X_maculatus-5.0-male, whole genome shotgun sequence genome, GACAGAAACGATTTACTTGATCAAACGAGTGCAAAGTACAGCACATCTCAGACTTCGCAATGTCTTTTTTGCATGAATAAACAAAGAGAAACCGATTGCTTTATCAAAATGGAGatgtcatttaaaattaaatagcgCCGACGCAcatgataaataaatactttcattAATATCGCATAATTCAAGGGTTAACAAGTAAACGTGCCGTTATTCTAATTGCTTTGACTCGACTGTCAATCACAAGTCTTTGTAGAACACCTTAGTGAGAGGGTACCCCATAAAACCTCTCTCTGGGGTCTCGTTCTTCATCTCATCGTCATCTTCTTCATCAGCCTCACCAAGCTGCCGATAGCCCACTTTCCTGAAGAAGGCTTCGCCTACTTTGGACGGGTAGGGTATGTGTGCGTACACCCTACGTGCGCTGCTCTCCCTCTCCTTCAGCTCCAGACTCTGGACCAGAAGACGACCCAGACCCTCCCTGCGGTACCAGCAGCCCGTCACAAGCCTGCAGATCCTCCTCACACTCGGACGTGTCTCGCTCTCACGGAAGACGCAGCCCACGATATCCCCTTCGCAGTCTGCCACCCACACCTGACCTGCTGCTTGCTCTCTCTCTGCAGTGATCTTCTCTGATGATGTTTCcttgtctttgtctttgcaTCCAAGTCTGCGCCGTTGCTGAacaaaaaatgagattttacaCACGTGCGATGTCCGGATGCAAATGCTAATGACCAGATAGCACCGTATTTTAGAGACAGAAGTCCTTGAAAAACCTAAAAGCATGAAACACAAATCAAGTCTCTGCATTGTTTATCAAAGTGAATGCTCTTTCATATAattatgatgacatagcattcgTTACCCCACCATCTTGAAGCCCTTAAACGGAGAAGagactgttttcttttcaactgGGGCATGCTGAACAGATGTGTGGCCGCTTATCGGtgacacaacaaaaacatgtagtGAACACCCCTTCTACAAAGAGAGTGTACACAGGAAATGATTCATTGATTTGTCTTCACTCCCCCAAAAgcagtttttctgctttaaatactTTTTGCCTCAAGATTATGAAACAAATGGAATCTTGGATTAAGGTACATAATAACCCAAACCTGAGGAAAGAGGACACAAAACAGACAGCTCAAGTTGGGAGTTAACAGACAGACCACCAAGGCTGTTTTTGTGCACCTACAGGGATTTTCAGGtaagtaaatgtgttttctttgcagctgtgttgtgttttaatAGATCCTATGTCAGCaagaaagatttatttttccaccgTGTATGAGCCAAATAAAAGAGTGATATTTCATCTTTCATTCAGTTGTCAATATGCATCATAATCTTGAAGGGACATTTTAGGGACAACTTACTTGTTGTTGTAGGGAAACTAACTTTGAATGGACGTATAGAGTGACAGATGTTGTCTTCAGAATAAACCGTTGACACCTACATTACTGTGGTGCAACATCCATCAGTAAAACAAACTGTGTGTATTAAAGTGAGACTTGCACAACTATTTGCTTGGCTGGCTAATAAAACGTAGGCTATTTTGCTGATGTGTGGGtaatacagaaatattgttttaaatgacaaattttgTCATAAGTAGCCATTTATCACCGGTTTTTATTAATAGACTTGGCGCTCCACAGGGCGCTTTTAAATGCCTTGTTAGAGGGCCAGTTTGAGGGATCTCCGAGCTATTGCTACCTGAAAACATTTGTCCTTACACCATCATCCTTACATCATAATATAAATCTTCATTTTAGAAACTGAAGTTGGAGCTTTCAGActatgcaatatttttttttctagggtGGCCAATTTGTCATGCGAGAATTTCATCACTCTTTGGAAACTTTCAGCACCATTCTCGACTGCCTTGTGCATCATATTATTTCTTGTCTCTCAATGTTGCTCTTGATCATGGTAATCAATAACATGAGCTACATGTCtgaacacaaatgaaaatctataaaaacatttacatacatttaagTAAACACAACTTATTTTGGGCAATAATCACCTTTTTTGTTCCTGGTGTTTTCCCACTGATCCTGCAGTAAGGATTCTGTAGCGTCTCATCCTGTTGGCCTCTGTAGCTACTGCCAACGTAGTCCCAGTAGGGGCGACTGCTGCCCAGGACCCCCGTTGACCGTGGCATAGTGATcttgagaaaaacaatcagCAGGAACACAGGGATAGCGAGGGCCAGGATGAAAGAGTGAACAAGGCAGCGCAGGATCGAGGAGAAAACAGCCAGGATGAAAAGGCAGAGTGGACGTGTGAGGATGTGTAAGATGAGACGGTTCTCAGTGCCCTCGCAGCCTTCCTGGTAGGAAAAAGATTCAAACTGAAAGagcatacaaaaatatatagataGCTTTTAAACGAAAGGAACTCAGCTAACCTTAACAAGGGCTTTCACTACTTCAATGTCGTCctccttcatcctcctcattACCACCTGGTCCAACTCCAGCCTCACCATGTTCAGAGTTTGTGCTTTGACAGGAGGCCCTTGGCACCACCGACTCTACCTGTGGTGTGTTGTGAAGCCCAGCAACCACATGTAAACAGAGAGCCTGCAACACATTTTAGTGAGGAATGCATGATTAAAAAGCACACACTTGAAAAGACTGAACTTATGCTAGGACATGCATTCAATCCCAGTTTAGCCTGACTGACAGGCTGGttaacacaaatatatatacttttttattattattttaaatgatttcatgtatttttgcGTTTTTGTGCGGCATGAACAGTTATAGCATTGCAAATCAAGAAAGCTAAGCAGAGGATTATGACGGATTAATTTATGTCGTACCATTATTGTGTATTTTGCTTCCTTTCGCTTTAGCTTCCCGCAGCTACCATCAGAGCTAAATGATCTGGTTCAACCCCATATATGGTCATTCCGTAACACTGCAGCAGCTGTGAACCCACCACGGCTCCGCTTACCTTCTGCACGTTGCGGCTCAAATCCAGCTCAGATGCCGCAAATAAACAACTTATGAGCTTCTGTTTGTAAACAGTCCGTGCGAATCTTATTGAATGATCACAACGCCTCTGCGTACGAAAAGAGCGCATTTCTGAATCCAACCTATTTCTGTTTTACGGTCCATTTTCGAGTGGTGTCTGGGTCTATTTACGGCATTTGCGTACGTACGACCCGCATTGCGCAGACGCTACCGGAATACCCAACTGCGTAGACAACGTTACCtgttaaacttaaatatttaatgaagatGGCTGAAAATGCGTATTACACGCccaatttatgttttaaaaaagttacttatatttttatgaCCATATGGAACTAAAAGCTGACTAACACTGCAGATTTTAATATACTAACgaagtgtaataataataaaatccttGTCATGCAGATTTATGGCTGGCTACTTGTTGCCCTctacctgttgctgcacactccCTGTCAGCCGGCTGAAAGAAGACTGCCGCACGTTTTCCTCACTTGCAcgaaaaattaattttttagtttaaaaatatttcctgtaaaaaaaaataccgaGAGATCAATcgattaatttgattttgtatGACTTGCAGCTcgtttaaaaaaagtttctcacACATGAATATTATGTACCACACAATAATGGGAAGCCTGCTGACTTGACAGTCACTGACAAATTCTCACAAGTCCAATTACGGTTCAGACTGCAGCTTCAAGTCACCACTGACAAACATATCCAGGTTCTGGGCCAGAGCAGTCTCATTGCTTGTGTCATTCCTTAAACCCCACTCCCAAGTCAGAAGCTCCTTACCTGAGTAGCTAAGGAGGACTCAACTGCTGTTGAGTAATTTTagatgaaagtaaattttttttaatcacgtCTGAAAATCAAGGttccagagtctggaggaagagagTCATACTTTCCAGGAGGCTGacattttcatatatatataaaaaaaggttttatttagattctaattttcttaaaattgaatttttattagctgtaagcaataataataatcaaaattaaccGAAATAAATATAAGTAACACCATATagtaaatgtatatttttcaaatctggcaacattttattgaacattttgaaaaatgtaaccATGGAAATCTCTGCAACTTgatcttgctttttttttttaacttctttaaTAGTTAACATGTCCACATTAAGAGgtttgcatttatattaaaaaaaatgtttaggtaCATTTGTATAAGCAGAGAACAATACATACAAGAAGTAATAGAAGCTTTTCAAAATTGCATTCTTTTACCTTTTTGCTTGAGCAAACAATATAAAACGTCACGTTGTCATGATCATCCAGGACAGCAGCATCCCAACATATTCATATGTTTGGTTTGCTGAGCTGTTTCAAATTATAGGGGGATACAATATGATCTTTGGCTGTACTATTCACTTTTCTTAttgtaaattacattaaaatttcatggaaaaatatttatttaaaaaaaagcttgtcagtagaaaaaaaattaattaggGATTACTAAAGATATTTGTATTGAGGAAATAGCTTGTGATCCTGATTTAATAGTACTGTAACTGCAGtcagaactaaataaaaaagtcatttaattattttcaagttttacaCCAAATGGAAAACAATGTTGCATTCAAAACCCAGTGGGAATTTAGAATTTCTGAGTTGCAGTAATATAAAATCCCAAAACTCTAGCAATACTGTCTCTTTTTCATTCCTCTCCTCCACATTTCATTTCGACATTCACAGTCAACACAATGGCCTTCTTCTGTTGCTCAATAACCcaaacagtaaaatatattaacagatttattattaattacttACTATTTGCTATCAACACTGTAAAGAAAGTGTCCCATATACAACACTTAACAAAAATCATACTTACTTCATCAAACTGCCTGTGACAGTAACTATTGTGTTTATGAATAATATAACGTCCATGTTTTAGCCTATTTGAATGTATAACATTTCTAGAAAGTGGCACCATGGCAATACAACACAACACTCCTCTAACTGCATGTTTGCTCTCAGTTCCAGGAGAACTCAAATGACTAAAGTGCTACCAAACATCTCACAAAGCGAGTCATTCCCCTTCCCACTAACCCAGTTCTCACTCGGAGAACTTCAGCTCCTCAGAGTTTGATATAGTGCCGTTTTTTGTTGAGTCTTCGGCTGATGTTTCTGCTGAGCCCTGTTCTTTTGCTGACTTTTCCGCTGTTGCGCCCTCACGTTTCACATGGCTGTTCGGTGAgatctcctcctcctgctcctcacCTCTCAGCTGGCTGGTGCTGACCTCGATTATAACAATTTCGTCCCCGTGTTCCAGCTGGAAGATGCTTTTCACGCCTCCCTCGTCGTCCGCCATGGCGTCGGCTTCCATGTTGCAGCCCGCCCCGTCTCCTCCAATCATTTCCCCCTCGCCTTCAATCAGCGCTATCATCTGCACGCCCCGCTCGCCCTCCGGCTCCATCTGGTCAAACACTACCTCCTGTCCGCTGATGGGGACGAATGCTTGGGTGGGTGCACAGGACAGCTCAATGCTGCTGTCTTGTCCTTGACCAAACGTAGAACTTGATGACGCACTCTGCTGAGCTTCGGTGTGGAAATGAAGGACGTACGACTCCCCCTGGCTTTCCTCCCCAACTGTTTGACTCCCACCCTGCTTTCCCTCACCCCATTCATGCAGAAGTGACATCACCCCCTCCTTTCTCCCTCCCTTTTCCCCTTCATCTTGTCCGCCTGACTCAAACTGTAACACAATGGACTTGCTATCTCCATCGATTCCTTCCTGATCTGCTTCCCCCGATGGAGTCCCTTCAAACTGCAACACGTATGGGTCGCCACCTTCCTCAATGTTCGCTCCCTGTTTCTGTTGCTCCGCGTTTTCAAAGcacaaaacaaagtgtttctcTGCTACGGGTCCTTCTTTCCTAATTTGCTCCAAAGACGAATGAGGTGTATCCTCTGGTGTAACAGGAAGTGATCCTGTGGTTTCTGTGGCAGCCTCTGTGGAGGCTACAGTTATGGAGGCTGTACGCTTTAGGCAGGACAGATCTGAGTCTGTGTTAGTGTTATTAACAGTGACCATCTTAGTGTTGTTTACTGTGTTACAGTTTGCCACTGGGACAGCGCCACCTGCAGTCGGAGCGGTTTTCTGCAGAGCGGCTTTAGGTTTGCGGCCGCGCCGGCCTCGTGCCGTCCGTGTGCTCTTTCCCAAAATGGGCTTGGTCAGCAGCGCCGAGAGGCCGTGGTTTGCCATGGCAACCGGGGCTTGCGCAGTGTTGGTAATGATTATCTTGGCGTGCTGCTGTTGCTGGGATACAATTGGAAACTGGGCTATCTGGGTCTGTGATTGGTTGAGGACTGGCTGGAATGCTTGTATGGTCTGAAGGATGGGAAGGGACTGAGGATCTGGAGCTGGTGGGGGGTTGTTCGCCGTGGGGACGAGAATCAACCTGGACTGGCTGCCATTTGTGGAGGGACACTGAAGGAGGAGAAAGTTTTGTGCCTGGGatggaggaggtggtggtgggggaggtggaggagcagGAGCAGGTGGTGACAGGGGGATGAGCTGCAGGCCGTTTGCCGTCTGAATCATGAAGTAGTTCTGGGATGTGTTAGGGGGAATATTGAGCGCTGGCTGGGACACGATCAGACTGCCGTTGTTTCCCATGGTTTCCAGGGTGATGGGATTGAGTAGGGTTGTGGTGGTTGTGACTCCACCCACGCTAGCCTTCACAGCCACACCGTCTTTACCGCCGCCGCCAGGGAGGGAAACGCCGTTCCCGTGGGTCCGGATGTGTCGCTGCAAATAGGAGTGCATGACAAACCCCTTGGTGCAGAACGGGCATTTGTAGTCCTTGCTTGTAGAGTGTGTGCGAAGATGGAGCTGAAGATTGGAGGAGTGCGTAAAGCTTTTACTGCAGTGTGTGCACTGGAACGGTCTCTCGCCAGAGTGCGTTCTTTCATGCTGCTCCCACAGGAGTAAGAGGGAAATCAAAGAAATGAGGATCAGTGAAGACATTTGGCTTCAATAACTGAGAACCTACAACACTTCTCAGAActtgcacattttgtcacgttacaaccacagactttaACGTAATTTATTGaggttttatttatcaaacCGACACAAAGAAgtgaataattttgaagtggaacAAATAGGACATGTAGATGTCAAAGTTTTCTACAgataaaaagttcaaaagtgTGCAAAAAGTGTAGTTAGGCCTTTTtcactctgatacccctaaataaaatccagtgcaaccaattaTCTTCACACGTCGCCCAATTAATAAATAACCGGTCAAAAGTATTCTGAAGGGATGCCACTTAAAATATAGCAGCCCAAAAAATTCCTCATTCAACCAGTTTCATGTTGTTAGAAGAGTCCCAAATGTAAGTTTCTGGCCAACCTGCAACTTCCTATTTGAGGCAAAAAACTATCATTAAACATTACAACAGTTATGTTTAGTGTTGTGTTACCAGCACCATGCTGAGGGGGATGCTCTAATCTGGTTAGGGTAGATTTGAAAATGGATGGACTTGAAAGTTGGTATTTACAGATCGTGTCAGTCATACCTGACTGAGTTAGAGCCGTTTTGTGGAGTAGAAAGGGTAAAGATGTCAGTTTCTAAATGAgtaaagctggtagaaacactccaaaagtaaataattttgaaaccaGTTTAgctgttttcttccacttcacaactacACTGTGTGCACACATATGATTTTTAAGGATTCATTTTAGTACTTAACAACCACAGAACTCTCAGTCAATCCAAGAGTTCGACTCAgatctgaatatttaaaaaagcaagtTTAGTCAATAATTGTCCACAATAATTACatataattaaatattattttacttgcTTTTATATGccaataaacaataatgaaacaacttaaaattgacaaagtgacatttctgacatttaaaacatggCCGACATGAGCTGATTTTGAGTCCACTGAGTTCATGTTTAATAATACCAGCCCACACCAGGATGAAGCTTCTATCTTACTGGTCTCTGAGTCAAAGTGGAGCTCTGTGCCGATTACTGGTTCATCCAGATCCGACTGGTTTTCAGACAGTCAGTAAATGAAAACTGTGGGAAATCTGTCTTCAGATATTTAAACTAAGGTGTCTATATCAGTTGTGGCTGGGTTACAGCCTGCCTTATCTTGGCCATGAGCGCCAAAATGAGTTCCTGGTggcatcacattttatttttctcaaatccATAGCTTTcaatttgtgtctttttcctTCTATATTTTACATGTGATCTTGCTAACAATTtgcaacaaatgtttgtttgatttattttacctgCCCTAACATTTCATCAGTTTAaagcagtggtgcccaaagtagGCCCTTGAGGGCCGGCatactgcatgttttagttctctccctggatCCAATGTTGGCTCGTTAGATGGTCTAAGAAGAACATagacttgctgaaaagtttgttactaccaccagggagagaactaaaacatgcaggctgccggccctccaggacccactttgggcaccactgcttTAAAGCATCGCTCtgagagatttttatttaattattatttttgtcttttcagtgCCAGTTAAATCTCTTCTTAGCTTATGTTGCCTGAGGAATAGAAGCAgtcaaaaaaccaaacagacaaaaaaaactgtctttaaaTATATCTCACCCAGAACACAAGTAgaatagttttagcttcacctgattcaaattctgttaaaaaaaagtctcttattGAGCACCTTTTGATGTCCAATTAACCCCGtcttttgatgcatttcttaTATCgcataaaaaaggcttaagtggttaaatgaaaaacctaAACAACATGGTGATTTTTTATCCCATTcattgtcagaataatttacagaataaacGATTACAAAAGTAATTGCTATGCACAACTTGATTTAAACCAGAGCTTCCTTCAGAACACAAATATACACAATAATTGTGTATAATTCACTAAAATCCAATCAGCATCCAAGTTTGTAGAGTGTGGAGttgaaaaagaagcacaaacacTTAAGATGCTCACTGACCTAATAACTGTCAGTAGCACTGTGTAtctgctactttgtgttggtctgtcacataaaaattcCAAAATTACATTGAAGTTTGGGGTCGTAACGTGGCAatatgtgaaaaggttcaatgCCTTTGCATGGCCTGGCTGAACTGACCTGTTTGAGATTAGACGTCTGGGAGAAAGACTTGGAGCAGATGGAGCAGGTATGAGGTCGAAGCCCAGAGTGCATCTGACTGTGCCTTCGCAGGCAGCTGGTGTTCTTGAACGACTTGCCGCACTCTTTGCAGACGTACGGTCTCTCCCCGGTGTGCTGCCGCAGGTGGTACTGGTAGTGGGAGCTCCATTTGAAGGTGAGAGGGCAGTGGGGGCACTGGAACGCCCGAACTCCTGTGTGTACCTGGGAATGTAAAAATAGAGAATAGGTTTTTGATATTTGAACTTCTGTGCTATTAAAAATTAGATTCAGTGTCAGATATGGTCTA contains:
- the nat14 gene encoding N-acetyltransferase 14 codes for the protein MVRLELDQVVMRRMKEDDIEVVKALVKEGCEGTENRLILHILTRPLCLFILAVFSSILRCLVHSFILALAIPVFLLIVFLKITMPRSTGVLGSSRPYWDYVGSSYRGQQDETLQNPYCRISGKTPGTKKQRRRLGCKDKDKETSSEKITAEREQAAGQVWVADCEGDIVGCVFRESETRPSVRRICRLVTGCWYRREGLGRLLVQSLELKERESSARRVYAHIPYPSKVGEAFFRKVGYRQLGEADEEDDDEMKNETPERGFMGYPLTKVFYKDL
- the znf628 gene encoding zinc finger protein 628; this encodes MANSVALVVQAELLPPQSAPSLSAFPSLLGSEEDGAEGREGGQLVDGDKGVVEGGEEVVLDVVTSSVSESASAQQAEQSEHPFQCLDCGKSFRWSSRLTHHQRSHNNERPYRCNLCPKAFKGSSALLYHQRSHSGEKPYKCEDCGKAFKRSSLLQVHRSIHTGVRAFLCPYCPLTFKWSSHYQYHLRQHTGECPYPCDSCPKAFKNSSSLRRHKNVHLGLKPYTCSVCNKSFTQSTNLRQHMRIHTGERPYVCGECGRSFTHSSNLALHKNSHSNPNAGVKQGKRGEDGQKGNEVVEVVVGTEEVTSTMLTDMVGFVSQEGTDGVGMGMEEVFLSTTSSGQNTSLLPQLTLAPSREDVCTSRAIGTEVHLSTDTGASMLLYSCGSCNHTFGTRTELEQHQAIHMASGEHDASGEEGHGAGMEVGDGLVGAGHLLADFEEVVETTTVAESGHTTEVLLGLAEGVDGSNANVGATQAQFDLLQSFTEVTQSAEAVQPEARTTWAGLPCGYCTKTFKTSAGLNRHVSLMHSLSSQSRSQFSCSACDRSFPLLSSLLTHQHSHTPEQRLLAEAEAEIVCPPSLSLSLPLPSSPSQADKQREGQREIHVDIIAVGEEQEEHPPKPTKAPKKAGSGKNTPAGERPYRCLECGKAFKGSSGLKYHMRDHTGERPYRCTECGKSFKRSSLLSIHQRVHTGVRAFQCPHCPLTFKWSSHYQYHLRQHTGERPYVCKECGKSFKNTSCLRRHSQMHSGLRPHTCSICSKSFSQTSNLKQHERTHSGERPFQCTHCSKSFTHSSNLQLHLRTHSTSKDYKCPFCTKGFVMHSYLQRHIRTHGNGVSLPGGGGKDGVAVKASVGGVTTTTTLLNPITLETMGNNGSLIVSQPALNIPPNTSQNYFMIQTANGLQLIPLSPPAPAPPPPPPPPPPSQAQNFLLLQCPSTNGSQSRLILVPTANNPPPAPDPQSLPILQTIQAFQPVLNQSQTQIAQFPIVSQQQQHAKIIITNTAQAPVAMANHGLSALLTKPILGKSTRTARGRRGRKPKAALQKTAPTAGGAVPVANCNTVNNTKMVTVNNTNTDSDLSCLKRTASITVASTEAATETTGSLPVTPEDTPHSSLEQIRKEGPVAEKHFVLCFENAEQQKQGANIEEGGDPYVLQFEGTPSGEADQEGIDGDSKSIVLQFESGGQDEGEKGGRKEGVMSLLHEWGEGKQGGSQTVGEESQGESYVLHFHTEAQQSASSSSTFGQGQDSSIELSCAPTQAFVPISGQEVVFDQMEPEGERGVQMIALIEGEGEMIGGDGAGCNMEADAMADDEGGVKSIFQLEHGDEIVIIEVSTSQLRGEEQEEEISPNSHVKREGATAEKSAKEQGSAETSAEDSTKNGTISNSEELKFSE